In the genome of bacterium, the window CCCCGAAAGCCGGAAACACGAAGTTTTAAATTTTATCAAACAAGGATTGGAAGATATCAGTTTTTCCCGCCCCAGGAAAGATTTAAAATGGGGGATCCCGGTGCCTAATGACGACAGTCAGACCATCTATGTTTGGACTGACGCTTTGCTGAACTATATTTCCGCGATTGATTATTTTGAAGAAAGCGAGGATTTCAAGAAATGCTGGCCGGCCGACGTTCATTGTATCGGCAAGGATATTCTTAGGTTTCACGCGGTTTTTTGGCCGGCGATGCTTCTTTCTCTCGGCTTGGAATTGCCAAAAAATATATTTGTCCATGGATTTATCACCGTGGGCGGCCAGAAAATGTCTAAAAGTTTGGGAAATATTATTGACCCTTTTGAATTGGTTGAAAAATACGGGACTGACGCCGTCAGGCTTTTTCTTCTACGAGAAATTTCTCCGACCGAAGACGGCGATTTTACTTTGGAGAAATTCAAGATCAGATATAACGCCGATTTAGCCAACGGCTTGGGAAATTTCGCCGCCCGGGTTTTAGCTCTTCACTATCAATTTTCAGAAGCTAAGCTTCCTAAAATTGATAAAGATATTGATAAAAAAATTGAAGAAACCCGAAAGACAGTGGCTCAAAAATTAGAAGAATTCAAATTCAATGAAGCTCTGACCGCTATTTGGAATTTAATCGCTTTTGGCGATGGATATATCAATCAGACCCAGGTTTGGAAAATTTTGGATTTAAAAATAAAAATTCAAATTGTTTCCAATTTAGCCGCTCTTCTGAGTTCCATCGCCGATATTTTAAGTCCGTTTTTGCCGGAAACCAGCGCCAAAATCAGCCGATTAAAAAAAGGAGAAATTTTATTTCCGCGCTGTTAATTTATT includes:
- a CDS encoding methionine--tRNA ligase, which gives rise to TDQKRHWPAVKKAWLKFKENKDVYLKKYEGLYCPGCEAFITKKDLVNGECVIHQIKPEIIEEENYFFKLSKYSQKIKKAIEEDVIRIIPESRKHEVLNFIKQGLEDISFSRPRKDLKWGIPVPNDDSQTIYVWTDALLNYISAIDYFEESEDFKKCWPADVHCIGKDILRFHAVFWPAMLLSLGLELPKNIFVHGFITVGGQKMSKSLGNIIDPFELVEKYGTDAVRLFLLREISPTEDGDFTLEKFKIRYNADLANGLGNFAARVLALHYQFSEAKLPKIDKDIDKKIEETRKTVAQKLEEFKFNEALTAIWNLIAFGDGYINQTQVWKILDLKIKIQIVSNLAALLSSIADILSPFLPETSAKISRLKKGEILFPRC